Genomic segment of Euzebya rosea:
GAGGTCTCGGCCAGGTCGACCATGACGCCCGACCCCTCGGTGGCGCCGGCCAGCAGGCCACGCTCGAGGGCCTCGGCGAGCGCCGGGTCGAGTCGCTCGACCAGGGCGACAGCCGGCGACAGGCCGCTGACCTCCGCCCAGTCGCTGCCCGCACGGTCGACGCGGGCGTCGGGGGCGTAGGCGCGGATGGCCCGGACGGCGCGCTGGGCGGCGTCGGTCATCGCGCGGGACGTGGGTGGTTCGCCCGGCAGCGCGCTGACCAGCCGACGGCCCTCGTCGCGAGATGCCTCCAGGGCCCTGGCGACCAGCGGCGGGCCGCCGGGGCGGTCCAGCAACGTGACGAGCAGGCGCACCATCAGCGCGGCGGCGGCACCGCCGGCGGGCTGCGCGGCGCTGTCGAGGACCGCGTGGTCGTCCTCGACCTCGGGGCGGGCCCGGTAGACGCGGGCGGGACGGCCACCGCCGGGGTGCTTGCGCTGCCCGACGGTCAGGAGGCCGGCCTCGGCGAGCAGTCCCAGGTGGGTCCTGGCGACGTTGGGGTGCAGGTCGAAGGTGTCGGCGACGTCCCGGACCGTCAGGGCGCCGTCGACCTGGCGCAGGTGGTCGTAGATCCCTGCGCGGGTCGAGGAGCCGAGGGCTCGGGTGACGCTGACCGTTCCGGACATGGCCCTGTTGTACCCACTCGACCCCCGGCGCGGACAGTGGAAACAGTACTTAACCGGTCAGCGCGTGTTGAGCAACGTTGGCAACTCAAGCCGTGCGGTGACCACGAGCGCGTTGTCCCCGGCCTCGACGGTCACGAGGGTCGTCCCGGCCGGCAGGGGCGGCAGGGACATCGACAGCGGGGTCGGGAGCAGGCGGATGCGGTCCCCGGCGAGCGTGGGACGCAGGCGCACGCCGACGCGGGGCATCCCCGCGAAGCCCGTGCGCGGCCAGCGAACCGTCACCGCGCCGTCGCCGATCTCCAACGACCCGCGGACGCCGGCCCGGCGCAGCACCTCCGCCGCCGGCACGCG
This window contains:
- a CDS encoding sulfurtransferase TusA family protein, whose protein sequence is MSGTVSVTRALGSSTRAGIYDHLRQVDGALTVRDVADTFDLHPNVARTHLGLLAEAGLLTVGQRKHPGGGRPARVYRARPEVEDDHAVLDSAAQPAGGAAAALMVRLLVTLLDRPGGPPLVARALEASRDEGRRLVSALPGEPPTSRAMTDAAQRAVRAIRAYAPDARVDRAGSDWAEVSGLSPAVALVERLDPALAEALERGLLAGATEGSGVMVDLAETSGGAHHGRVWRMRATGGRAPRSTITPAATLDARGQARDSGVVEAMRAMTDLHAGDVLEVLAEGPGSPASFARWADRAGHSLLAVERAQDAGGRPAIRLLIEKA